The Salvia splendens isolate huo1 chromosome 21, SspV2, whole genome shotgun sequence genome includes a window with the following:
- the LOC121784900 gene encoding chloride channel protein CLC-f-like has protein sequence MSSAADYNDRAILLRSNSDDDLEHGPSQSPETSSGGGLASDLLKRLDRGLSASGRRLTVHHRVSSSPPSSPSPSHRPIAAFDDSLGDGAPPEWALLLIGCLLGVATGLFVAIFNRGVHVVHEWAWAGTPNEGAAWLRLQRLTDTWHRILLIPVLGGVIVGVLHGLLEILGQIKQSTSSQGQGLDVFAAIFPVLKAVQAGVTLGTGCSLGPEGPSVDIGKSCANGFSLMMENNRERKIALVAAGAAAGISSGFNAAVAGCFFAIETVLRPLSAENSPPFTTAMIILASVVSSTVSNAVLGEKQAFTVPTYDLKSAAELPLYLILGMLCGVVSVAFTRLLDWFTNIFQFIKEKYGLPDVVCPALGGLGAGLIALKYPGILYWGFTNVDEILRTGKTASAPGIWLLAQLAAAKVVATALCRGSGLVGGLYAPSLMIGAAVGAVFGGCAGEIINTAIPGNTAVAEPQAYALVGMAATLASVCSVPLTSVLLLFELTRDYRILLPLMGAVGLAIWVPSVTTQPKESEALNTKISPRGYSAVSPSEDKDDDVWRRTSHRNDIELSAIENFSGHKQIDVDILLENMKVSQAMSSNFLKISLNQTVREALSCMRDGQHDCLLVVEDEDFLEGILTDGDIKRWLTKRFGDSSSSDSADVNTCTISSILTRGISYNGRECGPLICYPDTDLAMAKQLMEAKGIKQLPVIKRAEDGQRERRRRKIAGVLYYDSIWTCLRDELYRQKSVMLHEEDDTGKLMITNGHQRQSL, from the exons ATGTCGTCGGCCGCCGACTACAACGATCGCGCCATTCTATTGCGCTCCAATTCCGACGACGATCTGGAGCACGGCCCCTCTCAATCCCCCGAAACCAGCTCCGGGGGCGGCCTCGCCTCCGATCTCTTGAAGCGCCTCGATCGCGGCCTCAGCGCTTCCGGCCGCCGATTGACCGTCCACCACCGCGTTTCCTCTTCTCCCCCCTCCTCTCCCTCGCCTTCTCATCGCCCTATTGCCGCCTTCGATGATTCGCTCGGGGACGGCGCGCCTCCCGAGTGGGCATTGCTGCTTATCGGCTGCCTCCTCGGCGTTGCTACCGGCCTCTTTGTTGCCATTTTTAATCGCGGG gTACATGTGGTACATGAATGGGCATGGGCTGGCACCCCTAATGAAGGTGCTGCTTGGCTTCGGCTTCAAAGGCTAACTGATACTTGGCACCGTATACTTTTAATACCAGTTTTAGGTGGAGTTATTGTAGGTGTTTTGCATGGACTTCTAGAAATATTGGGTCAAATAAAGCAATCTACTTCTTCACAAGGACAAGGCTTAGATGTGTTTGCTGCAATCTTTCCTGTACTGAAGGCTGTTCAGGCTGGTGTGACCTTAGGAACTGGTTGTTCGTTGGGTCCTGAAGGCCCTAGCGTTGATATTGGAAAATCATGTGCCAATGGATTCTCACTGATGATGGAGAACAATAGAGAAAGGAAAATTGCTCTGGTTGCTGCTGGTGCGGCTGCTGGAATTTCTTCTG GTTTTAATGCAGCTGTTGCTGGATGTTTCTTTGCTATTGAAACAGTTTTGAGGCCTCTCAGTGCTGAAAACTCTCCTCCATTTACAACAGCAATGATAATTTTGGCCTCAGTCGTCTCATCAACTGTATCAAATGCTGTTCTTGGGGAGAAACAAGCTTTCACAGTGCCCACGTATGATTTGAAATCTGCTGCTG AGCTACCATTGTATTTAATACTGGGGATGCTATGTGGAGTTGTAAGTGTGGCTTTCACTCGCTTGTTGGATTGGTTCACAAACATATTTCAGTTTATCAAAGAAAAATATGGGCTTCCAGATGTAGTCTGCCCTGCTCTAGGAGGTTTAGGAGCTGGTCTAATAGCACTTAAATATCCGGGAATATTGTATTGGGGATTCACCAATGTCGATGAAATATTACGTACTGGAAAGACTGCTTCAGCACCAGGAATCTGGCTACTTGCTCAATTAGCTGCAGCAAAAGTTGTTGCTACTGCACTATGTAGGGGATCTGGCCTCGTTGGTGGCTTATATGCCCCAAGTTTGATGATTGGTGCTGCTGTGGGTGCCGTATTTGGTGGCTGTGCTGGTGAGATTATCAACACTGCTATTCCCGGAAACACTGCTGTTGCTGAGCCACAGGCCTATGCCCTG GTGGGAATGGCTGCAACATTAGCCTCAGTCTGCTCAGTACCTTTAACTTCGGTTCTTCTTCTGTTTGAGCTCACTAGAGATTATAGAATCTTGCTTCCACTCATG GGTGCAGTTGGATTGGCAATATGGGTGCCCTCTGTGACAACTCAGCCAAAAGAGTCAGAGGCATTGAATACAAAGATTTCTCCGCGAGGTTATTCTGCTGTTTCACCTAGTGAAGACAAAGATGATGATGTTTGGAGGCGAACTAGTCACAGAAATGATATAGAACTCTCTGCCATTGAAAACTTTAGTGGTCATAAACAAATAGATGTTGATATTTTACTGGAAAATATGAAG GTTTCACAGGCAATGTCAAGCAACTTCTTAAAGATTTCCCTAAACCAAACTGTGAGGGAGGCCCTGAGTTGCATGCGTGATGGTCAGCATGATTGTCTTCTTGTGGTTGAAGACGAAGATTTTCTAGAAGGAATCTTGACAGATGGGGATATCAAACGCTGGTTGACGAAAAGATTTGGTGACTCTTCCAGCAGTGATTCAGCAGAT GTAAATACTTGCACTATTTCCTCTATCTTAACTCGTGGGATAAGCTATAATGGGCGAGAATGTGGACCTTTGATTTGCTATCCAGATACTGATCTGGCAATGGCCAAGCAGCTGATGGAGGCAAAGGGAATCAAACAGTTGCCTGTGATCAAGCGTGCAGAAGATGGTCAGAGAGAAAGGAGAAGACGCAAGATTGCTGGAGTTCTTTACTACGATTCAATCTGGACTTGTCTAAG AGACGAACTGTATCGTCAAAAGTCAGTCATGCTGCATGAAGAAGACGATACCGGGAAGTTAATGATAACAAATGGCCATCAACGACAAAGCCTTTGA